From Streptomyces sp. NBC_01460, a single genomic window includes:
- a CDS encoding M23 family metallopeptidase, translating to MNDQHPHAGYAGYDGQSTGSFDTDPLFGSLPGQHDTSHEVTYGDGYAPAYDGGYGGYDANQWDTGAHQQAPYDAYGAQGHPQAPQPQSYDTTATWMPEAGIPAQAGLPDATGQWDTTAWNPTGQDTQWTAGDTGAFPTTTFDTTAYATGTYTAPVFETAGYESYAAADTGAYDATAWNTGATPESPAYPSEQTSYPSYEHESASYEPYETAEFAAHDGIGSHDLHGSPDSSGPLDHAEDAGTEAGTAQTDAYTDTYTDAYGEGSHASHPGADGPESLPDVVDVTAETASVAAAAHPVSRSTAPRGGSRGRRRTPAKRSALLTVAVPSACVMSVAGIAAASVSGVGAEETKDETTSMAAADTVKPAVANNKLDTQLAALSADAENFADRASRTQERIDLKERQAAEKKKREEEAARREAARPKFVLPVKQHGLSATYGQAGVNWMSVHTGIDFPVSYGTPVMAATDGTVRTQWNSAYGNMAIVTAADGTETWYCHLSTTKIRSGSVKAGDVIAYSGNSGNSTGPHLHFEVRPGGGSAIDPMPWLRSHGINPY from the coding sequence CCACCGGCAGCTTCGACACCGATCCTCTCTTCGGGAGCCTGCCGGGTCAGCACGACACCAGCCACGAGGTCACGTACGGCGACGGCTACGCCCCGGCGTACGACGGCGGTTACGGCGGCTACGACGCGAACCAGTGGGACACCGGGGCGCATCAGCAGGCCCCGTACGACGCCTACGGCGCCCAGGGCCACCCGCAGGCGCCCCAGCCCCAGAGCTACGACACGACCGCCACCTGGATGCCCGAGGCCGGAATCCCGGCCCAGGCCGGACTCCCCGACGCGACGGGCCAGTGGGACACCACGGCCTGGAACCCGACCGGCCAGGACACGCAGTGGACGGCGGGCGACACCGGAGCCTTCCCCACCACCACGTTCGACACCACGGCCTACGCGACCGGCACCTACACCGCCCCCGTCTTCGAGACGGCGGGGTACGAGAGCTACGCGGCCGCCGACACAGGCGCCTACGACGCCACCGCCTGGAACACCGGCGCCACGCCCGAGAGCCCCGCGTACCCGTCCGAACAGACGTCGTACCCCTCGTACGAACACGAGTCGGCCTCCTACGAGCCGTACGAGACAGCCGAGTTCGCCGCGCACGACGGCATCGGCTCCCACGATCTCCACGGCTCTCCCGACTCCTCCGGCCCCCTGGACCACGCCGAGGACGCCGGAACCGAAGCCGGCACCGCGCAGACGGACGCGTACACCGACACGTACACCGATGCGTACGGCGAGGGCTCCCACGCATCACACCCCGGGGCCGACGGACCCGAGTCCCTGCCGGACGTCGTCGACGTGACAGCGGAGACCGCGTCCGTGGCGGCCGCCGCGCACCCCGTGAGCCGCTCCACCGCTCCGCGCGGTGGGAGCAGGGGCCGGCGACGCACCCCCGCGAAGCGTTCCGCCCTCCTCACCGTCGCCGTCCCCTCCGCCTGCGTCATGAGCGTCGCGGGCATCGCCGCCGCTTCGGTGAGCGGCGTCGGCGCCGAGGAGACGAAGGACGAGACCACCTCCATGGCGGCCGCCGACACGGTCAAGCCCGCGGTGGCCAACAACAAGCTGGACACCCAGCTCGCCGCCCTCAGCGCCGACGCCGAGAACTTCGCCGACCGGGCCAGCCGCACCCAGGAGCGCATCGACCTGAAGGAGCGTCAGGCCGCCGAGAAGAAGAAGCGCGAGGAGGAGGCGGCGCGCCGCGAGGCCGCGCGCCCCAAGTTCGTCCTGCCGGTGAAGCAGCACGGCCTCAGCGCCACCTACGGCCAGGCCGGCGTGAACTGGATGTCGGTGCACACGGGCATCGACTTCCCCGTCTCCTACGGCACCCCCGTGATGGCGGCGACCGACGGCACCGTGCGCACCCAGTGGAACAGTGCCTACGGCAACATGGCCATCGTCACCGCGGCCGACGGCACGGAGACGTGGTACTGCCACCTCAGCACCACCAAGATCCGTTCGGGCTCGGTCAAGGCCGGTGACGTCATCGCCTACTCGGGGAACTCCGGCAACTCCACCGGTCCGCACCTCCACTTCGAGGTACGGCCGGGCGGCGGCTCGGCGATCGACCCGATGCCGTGGCTCCGCAGCCACGGGATCAACCCGTACTGA